A single Inediibacterium massiliense DNA region contains:
- the yneA gene encoding cell division suppressor protein YneA — MRTKNFYVQNPLHSMMIIIIVIFLVSLVFMITVKANIEKEEDIRYVEVHIKYGDTLWNLAKQFTPKNKDVRKTLHEISIINEMNSLEIYPGQIIKIPIE, encoded by the coding sequence ATGAGAACAAAAAATTTTTATGTGCAAAATCCATTACATAGTATGATGATTATTATCATAGTGATTTTTCTAGTGTCTTTAGTTTTTATGATCACAGTAAAAGCAAATATAGAAAAGGAGGAAGACATAAGGTATGTAGAGGTTCATATAAAATATGGAGATACTTTATGGAATTTGGCAAAACAATTTACTCCTAAGAATAAAGATGTTCGAAAAACTCTTCATGAAATTAGTATTATAAATGAAATGAATTCTTTAGAAATTTATCCTGGCCAAATTATAAAAATACCAATAGAGTAG
- the lexA gene encoding transcriptional repressor LexA, which yields MAQNLTKQQEKILNYIKTIVSTKGYPPSVREICAAVGLKSTSTVHSHLSNLEKNGYIRRDPTKPRTIEILEEDGIHRKETVDIPIVGKVTAGEPILAVQNIEDAFPVPAEFLDHHNYFMLTVRGTSMINAGILDGDYVLVKQKSTAENGEIVVALLEDEATVKRFFKEKDCIRLQPENPSMSPILTKDVTILGIVKGVFRKL from the coding sequence ATGGCGCAAAATTTAACAAAACAACAAGAAAAAATATTGAATTATATAAAAACTATTGTAAGTACAAAAGGATATCCCCCTTCAGTAAGAGAAATTTGTGCAGCTGTAGGTTTAAAATCTACTTCTACTGTCCATAGTCATTTATCTAATCTTGAAAAAAACGGATATATTAGAAGAGATCCTACAAAACCTAGAACCATTGAAATATTAGAAGAAGATGGAATCCATAGAAAAGAAACTGTAGATATTCCTATCGTTGGAAAAGTTACTGCTGGAGAGCCCATCTTAGCTGTACAAAATATTGAAGATGCATTCCCTGTTCCTGCAGAATTTTTAGATCACCATAATTATTTTATGTTAACCGTAAGGGGAACAAGTATGATTAATGCAGGAATATTAGATGGAGATTATGTCTTAGTCAAACAAAAAAGTACAGCTGAAAATGGAGAAATTGTAGTAGCACTCTTAGAAGACGAAGCCACTGTAAAAAGATTTTTTAAAGAAAAAGACTGCATAAGACTGCAGCCTGAAAATCCTTCTATGTCTCCTATTCTTACTAAAGATGTAACTATATTAGGAATCGTAAAAGGAGTATTTAGAAAATTATAG
- a CDS encoding methyl-accepting chemotaxis protein has protein sequence MKSLKTRLIAIFTCVIFILSIGLSFVCMNIFSKELVKDAHENLKKIAQANAKYIETEIEVDLRYVDSLAQNPIIQDKNIPLEQKIAFCTEEAKRTGYLRFGLADENGSSTLLEDIPTIVDISSREYFQKALKGELNASDLIISKKINKPVMTYTAPIILSDNTKGVFYGVKEANTLSKIASKITYGKTGYTSIINNEGIVVGNQNIELVMKQDNIVENAKENPKLHQFSELMKNKILKREAGSGDYFYDGADRIVGFSPIEGTPWIIIVSVDAKEVLKEVNHLQNILMILTAIAILIGAVITYFVSGTISKPIVDITKVINKQADLDFQTDESFKKFNYENRKDEIGSMVHSLKRMEDAVKDFIVKTTESSKYIASSSEELTATTEQSAIASEEVAKTIEEIAKGASDQARDTEISAHHVDQMNDLIEQDMKCLKELNQATQVIEKEKEEGFSILSILVDHTDQNNQAAQNIYDIILRNNENAEKIETASEMIQSIADQTNLLALNAAIEAARAGEAGRGFAVVADEIRKLAEDSNRFTEEIKSVIDELKEQSKNAVEGMNQVKKIADQQKQSVGETQVKFDSIAQAIESVKDVIIKLNTSAGHMTENKNKLVDLMQNLSAIAEENAAGTQEASASIEEQSASIEEIANSSEGLAKIAEELEVLIKQFRI, from the coding sequence ATGAAATCTTTAAAAACTAGGTTAATTGCTATTTTTACTTGTGTCATATTTATTTTAAGTATAGGACTATCCTTTGTATGTATGAATATCTTTAGTAAAGAGTTAGTAAAAGATGCTCATGAAAATTTAAAGAAGATAGCACAAGCTAATGCAAAATATATAGAAACAGAAATTGAAGTAGACCTAAGATATGTAGATTCTTTAGCTCAAAATCCAATTATACAAGATAAAAATATTCCTTTAGAACAAAAGATAGCTTTTTGTACAGAAGAAGCGAAAAGAACAGGGTATCTTCGGTTTGGTTTGGCGGATGAAAATGGATCTAGTACGCTTTTAGAAGATATACCAACTATAGTAGATATAAGTAGTAGAGAATATTTTCAAAAAGCTTTAAAAGGAGAGCTGAATGCATCAGATTTGATTATTAGTAAAAAAATAAATAAGCCTGTGATGACTTATACAGCTCCTATTATTTTAAGTGATAATACCAAAGGAGTATTTTATGGAGTGAAAGAAGCCAATACATTAAGTAAAATAGCAAGCAAAATAACTTATGGAAAAACTGGCTATACAAGTATTATCAATAATGAAGGAATTGTTGTAGGAAATCAAAATATAGAATTAGTTATGAAACAAGATAATATTGTAGAAAATGCTAAAGAAAATCCAAAGCTTCATCAATTTAGTGAACTGATGAAAAATAAAATATTAAAAAGAGAAGCTGGTAGTGGAGATTATTTTTATGACGGAGCAGATAGAATTGTAGGATTTTCTCCAATAGAAGGAACTCCTTGGATTATTATAGTAAGCGTAGATGCTAAAGAAGTTCTAAAAGAAGTAAATCATCTTCAAAATATTTTAATGATATTAACAGCAATTGCAATTCTTATAGGAGCAGTAATTACTTATTTTGTAAGTGGAACGATTTCAAAACCAATTGTAGATATTACAAAAGTCATTAATAAGCAAGCTGATTTAGATTTTCAAACGGATGAAAGTTTTAAAAAATTTAATTATGAAAATAGAAAAGATGAAATAGGTAGTATGGTTCATTCACTAAAAAGAATGGAGGATGCTGTTAAAGATTTTATTGTAAAAACTACGGAATCTTCTAAGTATATAGCGTCCTCATCGGAAGAATTGACAGCGACTACAGAGCAATCAGCCATAGCCTCAGAGGAAGTGGCAAAGACGATAGAAGAAATCGCAAAAGGGGCTAGTGATCAGGCAAGGGATACAGAAATTTCTGCTCATCATGTAGATCAAATGAATGATTTAATTGAACAAGACATGAAGTGTTTAAAAGAATTGAATCAAGCAACTCAAGTGATTGAAAAAGAAAAAGAAGAAGGATTTTCAATATTAAGCATTCTTGTAGATCATACAGATCAAAATAATCAAGCAGCACAAAATATATATGATATTATTTTAAGAAATAATGAAAATGCTGAAAAAATTGAAACAGCTAGTGAAATGATTCAAAGTATAGCAGATCAAACCAATTTATTAGCTTTAAATGCAGCTATTGAAGCTGCTCGTGCTGGAGAAGCAGGAAGAGGCTTTGCAGTAGTAGCAGATGAAATCAGAAAACTAGCTGAAGATTCTAATCGTTTTACAGAAGAAATTAAATCTGTAATCGATGAGTTAAAGGAACAATCAAAAAATGCAGTAGAAGGAATGAATCAAGTAAAAAAAATTGCAGATCAACAAAAGCAAAGTGTAGGAGAAACGCAAGTGAAATTTGATTCCATTGCACAGGCTATTGAATCTGTTAAAGATGTAATTATTAAATTGAATACCTCAGCAGGGCACATGACAGAGAATAAAAATAAATTAGTTGATCTTATGCAAAATTTATCTGCTATAGCAGAGGAGAATGCAGCAGGAACACAAGAAGCCTCAGCTTCTATAGAGGAACAGTCTGCATCTATTGAAGAAATTGCAAATTCTAGTGAAGGGTTAGCAAAAATTGCAGAAGAACTAGAAGTGCTGATCAAACAGTTTAGAATTTAA